From Cellulomonas chengniuliangii, the proteins below share one genomic window:
- a CDS encoding GuaB1 family IMP dehydrogenase-related protein — translation MRFLPGQRPAHDLTYGDVFLVPSKSDVTSRFDVDLTTHDGTGATIPLVVANMTAVAGRRMAETVARRGGLTVLPQDVPTPVVADVVASVKARHPVIETAVVVAPHDTVHTALTLIGKRAHGAAVVVEGTRPVGVVTAADCGGVDRFTQVGAVMTAHPTVVPLDVITDAGPRGLEAAFEALHGSRRKFSPVVRGDELVGVLTQVGALRSSIYSPALDAQGRLRVGAAVGINGDVKAKAADLLAAGVDVLVVDTAHGHQRKMLDALAAVRALDPQVPVVAGNVVTAEGVRDLVEAGADIVKVGVGPGAMCTTRMMTAVGRPQLSAVLECAAEARRLGAHVWADGGVRHPRDVALALAAGASQVMVGSWFAGTHESPGDLHEDGAGRLYKESFGMASARAVAARTVSGSAYDRARKALYEEGISSSRMYLDPRRPGVEDLIDHITAGVRSACAYVGATTIAELAERAVMGIQSAAGYDEGRPLPDGW, via the coding sequence ATGCGCTTCCTCCCAGGTCAGCGTCCCGCGCACGACCTCACGTACGGCGATGTCTTCCTCGTCCCGTCCAAATCCGACGTCACGTCACGATTCGACGTCGACCTCACGACCCACGACGGCACAGGCGCCACCATCCCGCTGGTCGTCGCCAACATGACCGCCGTGGCCGGGCGTCGGATGGCGGAGACCGTCGCCCGCCGCGGCGGGCTCACCGTCCTCCCCCAGGACGTGCCCACCCCCGTGGTCGCCGACGTGGTGGCCTCCGTCAAGGCCCGGCACCCCGTCATCGAGACCGCCGTGGTCGTCGCCCCGCACGACACCGTGCACACCGCGCTCACCCTCATCGGCAAGCGCGCGCACGGCGCCGCCGTCGTGGTCGAGGGCACCCGGCCCGTCGGCGTCGTCACCGCGGCCGACTGCGGCGGCGTGGACCGGTTCACCCAGGTGGGCGCCGTCATGACCGCCCACCCCACCGTCGTGCCCCTCGACGTGATCACCGACGCCGGGCCCCGCGGCCTCGAGGCAGCCTTCGAGGCCCTGCACGGCTCGCGGCGCAAGTTCTCGCCCGTCGTCCGCGGCGACGAGCTGGTGGGAGTCCTCACCCAGGTCGGCGCCCTGCGCTCCTCCATCTACTCCCCCGCCCTCGACGCCCAGGGCCGCCTGCGCGTCGGCGCGGCCGTCGGCATCAACGGCGACGTGAAGGCCAAAGCCGCCGACCTGCTCGCCGCCGGCGTCGACGTCCTCGTGGTCGACACCGCCCACGGCCACCAGCGCAAGATGCTCGACGCCCTCGCCGCCGTCCGGGCGCTCGACCCCCAGGTCCCCGTCGTCGCGGGCAACGTCGTCACCGCCGAGGGCGTCCGCGACCTCGTCGAGGCCGGCGCCGACATCGTCAAGGTCGGCGTGGGCCCCGGCGCCATGTGCACCACCCGCATGATGACCGCGGTCGGGCGCCCCCAGCTCTCCGCCGTCCTCGAGTGCGCCGCCGAGGCGCGCCGGCTCGGCGCGCACGTCTGGGCCGACGGCGGGGTGCGCCACCCGCGCGACGTCGCCCTCGCGCTCGCGGCCGGCGCCTCCCAGGTCATGGTGGGGTCGTGGTTCGCCGGCACCCACGAGTCTCCTGGGGACCTGCACGAGGACGGCGCAGGCCGGCTGTACAAGGAGAGCTTCGGCATGGCCTCCGCTCGAGCCGTCGCGGCCCGGACCGTGAGCGGCTCGGCCTACGACCGGGCGCGCAAGGCCCTCTACGAGGAGGGCATCTCCTCCTCGCGGATGTACCTCGACCCCCGGCGGCCCGGCGTCGAGGACCTCATCGACCACATCACCGCGGGCGTCCGCTCCGCCTGCGCGTACGTGGGCGCGACCACCATCGCCGAGCTGGCCGAGCGTGCCGTGATGGGCATCCAGTCGGCCGCCGGGTACGACGAGGGGCGCCCGCTCCCCGACGGGTGGTGA
- a CDS encoding NUDIX hydrolase, which translates to MTPSDEPRAVAAALTGARTQLEALCDDGADRWSRSGVRSLLRTPLTGRPAAVLVLFGMLDLAPAREPEPPVAAELDVLLTRRAATLGHHPGQVSFPGGRLDPADRGPIEAALREAREETGLDPEGVDVLGVLPPLPVAVSNHLVTPVVGWWSHPSAVAAVDHAETADVFRVPVADLLSPGNRRTATVTRGGVTYRSPAFLAGDHLVWGFTALVLDAMFDTLGWDVPWDASRTIPAPV; encoded by the coding sequence ATGACCCCGTCTGACGAGCCTCGCGCCGTCGCCGCGGCGCTCACCGGGGCCAGGACCCAGCTCGAGGCGCTGTGCGATGACGGGGCTGACCGCTGGTCGCGGTCGGGTGTGCGGAGCCTGCTGAGGACACCGCTCACGGGCCGCCCCGCGGCCGTCCTGGTGCTCTTCGGCATGCTCGACCTGGCGCCAGCCCGCGAGCCCGAGCCGCCCGTGGCCGCCGAGCTCGACGTCCTCCTCACCCGACGAGCCGCCACGCTGGGCCACCATCCGGGCCAGGTGTCCTTCCCCGGCGGACGCCTCGACCCGGCGGACCGCGGCCCGATCGAGGCCGCGCTCCGGGAGGCACGCGAGGAGACAGGGCTCGACCCCGAGGGCGTCGACGTGCTCGGGGTGCTGCCTCCGTTGCCGGTCGCGGTGAGCAACCACCTCGTGACACCGGTCGTCGGCTGGTGGTCGCATCCCTCGGCCGTGGCGGCTGTCGACCACGCCGAGACGGCCGACGTCTTCCGCGTCCCGGTCGCAGACCTGCTCAGCCCGGGCAACCGCCGCACCGCGACCGTGACGCGCGGAGGTGTCACCTACCGCTCGCCCGCCTTCCTCGCTGGCGACCACCTGGTGTGGGGATTCACCGCGCTTGTGCTCGACGCGATGTTCGACACCCTCGGCTGGGACGTTCCCTGGGACGCCAGCCGCACCATCCCCGCCCCTGTCTGA
- a CDS encoding aminoglycoside phosphotransferase family protein — translation MADRPVAEVDITPALAARLVAEQHPDLAHLPVRLVTSGWDNAVLRLGPDLALRLPRRQQAAQLVLNEQRWLPVLAPALAPETDGDGVGVPVPVRVGAPSGGYPWSWSVVPWFAGRSAVTVPARERASLAEPLAEVLARLHVPAPAEAPVNPVRGGALDSRTEAVRGRLASGLIARTDRLGQLWDELVRMPRWPGPPLWAHGDVHPGNLVVRDDGGLRALVDFGDITCGDPATDLATAWLTFDPAGRERFRSRLDALHAYDDHVWARARGWALCMGTALAAHSDDSPAYAELGAHTLEQVLEG, via the coding sequence GTGGCTGACCGGCCCGTCGCCGAGGTCGATATCACGCCAGCGCTCGCAGCTCGGCTCGTCGCCGAGCAACACCCTGACCTGGCCCACCTGCCCGTGCGCCTGGTCACAAGCGGCTGGGACAACGCCGTCCTGCGGCTCGGACCCGACCTGGCCTTGCGGCTCCCGCGGCGGCAGCAGGCCGCCCAGCTGGTGCTGAACGAGCAGCGATGGCTGCCCGTGCTGGCGCCTGCCTTGGCGCCGGAGACGGATGGGGACGGTGTGGGTGTGCCCGTCCCCGTGCGGGTCGGGGCGCCGTCCGGCGGGTACCCGTGGAGTTGGAGCGTCGTCCCGTGGTTCGCCGGCCGCTCCGCCGTGACGGTCCCGGCTCGCGAGCGGGCCTCCCTGGCGGAGCCGCTCGCCGAAGTCCTCGCCCGGCTCCACGTCCCGGCGCCGGCCGAGGCGCCGGTGAACCCCGTGCGGGGCGGCGCCCTCGACTCCCGGACTGAGGCGGTCCGCGGGCGGCTGGCCAGCGGCCTGATCGCCCGCACGGATCGTCTGGGCCAACTCTGGGACGAGCTCGTCCGGATGCCCCGATGGCCCGGCCCTCCGCTCTGGGCGCACGGCGACGTGCACCCGGGCAACCTTGTGGTGCGCGACGACGGCGGGCTCCGGGCGCTCGTCGACTTCGGCGACATCACCTGCGGCGATCCAGCCACCGACCTCGCGACGGCCTGGCTGACCTTCGATCCGGCGGGGCGTGAGCGGTTCCGCTCCCGCCTCGACGCGCTGCACGCCTACGACGATCACGTCTGGGCCCGCGCGCGCGGGTGGGCCCTCTGCATGGGAACCGCCCTCGCCGCGCACTCGGACGACTCCCCCGCGTACGCCGAGCTCGGCGCGCACACCCTGGAGCAAGTGCTCGAGGGCTGA
- a CDS encoding RidA family protein produces MTQRELVAPDEMKHLVERFNYSPAVKVGNLLFAAGQVGRDADMNVIDSSLEDHIVAAWENVGKVLAAAGASYEDIVEMTTFHVELQEQLPLFLEIKDRYIPRTAVPPAWTAIGITELTFPKQLVEIKVVALIP; encoded by the coding sequence ATGACACAGCGCGAACTGGTTGCCCCGGACGAGATGAAGCACCTCGTCGAGCGTTTCAACTACTCCCCCGCCGTCAAGGTCGGCAACCTGCTGTTCGCGGCCGGGCAGGTCGGCCGCGACGCCGACATGAACGTCATCGACTCGAGCCTCGAGGACCACATCGTCGCGGCCTGGGAGAACGTGGGCAAGGTGCTCGCGGCGGCAGGCGCCTCCTACGAGGACATCGTCGAGATGACCACGTTCCACGTCGAGCTCCAGGAGCAGCTGCCGCTGTTCCTGGAGATCAAGGACCGTTACATCCCGCGCACCGCCGTCCCGCCGGCCTGGACCGCGATCGGCATCACGGAGCTGACCTTCCCCAAGCAGCTCGTGGAGATCAAGGTCGTCGCGCTCATCCCCTGA
- a CDS encoding site-specific integrase has product MNLSDDLEEQLRALARGAAEGRSTARARQLAWVAGELSRFAAERDPLPSLSELLSTDLAVRYLQLAGTGALRARSAASAPSTPASNRVRAVCLTLLARSAGLAEPSLDRLPAPALSVRASAASARQAGAELASEARRGRPLPTWVRHALVVELIADTGMRVGELAALQLSDMDLAARTLTYVPRPPAAQGKQPARTVMLSPATLRAVRAWLPERERLTALTPRTSTLLVSVHGNHDGDGARRPPGLPLQPRGLARAHRRAVATLNARRTAAELVPNTLGLLRPADPPAPQDAPDRSSLI; this is encoded by the coding sequence GTGAACCTGAGCGACGACCTCGAGGAGCAACTGCGAGCCCTCGCCCGGGGCGCCGCCGAGGGCCGCTCCACCGCCCGGGCGCGCCAGCTCGCCTGGGTCGCCGGGGAGCTGTCGCGCTTCGCCGCTGAGAGGGACCCCCTCCCCTCGCTCTCCGAGCTGCTCAGCACCGACCTCGCCGTGCGGTACCTGCAACTCGCCGGCACAGGCGCTCTGCGCGCGCGCTCGGCAGCGTCCGCGCCGTCCACCCCGGCGAGCAACCGGGTCCGCGCGGTGTGCCTCACGCTGCTGGCCCGGTCCGCGGGCCTTGCCGAGCCCTCGCTCGACCGCCTGCCGGCCCCAGCCCTGTCGGTGCGCGCCAGCGCGGCCAGCGCCCGGCAGGCGGGGGCCGAGCTGGCCTCCGAGGCACGCCGTGGACGCCCGCTGCCGACCTGGGTGCGGCACGCGCTCGTCGTCGAGCTGATCGCCGACACCGGCATGCGGGTCGGCGAGCTCGCCGCCCTCCAGCTCTCGGACATGGATCTCGCCGCCCGGACCCTCACCTACGTGCCCCGGCCGCCCGCAGCACAGGGGAAGCAGCCCGCACGCACGGTGATGCTGTCGCCAGCCACCCTGCGCGCTGTGCGGGCGTGGCTGCCCGAGCGCGAGCGCCTGACCGCGCTCACGCCCCGCACATCGACATTGCTGGTCTCGGTGCACGGCAACCATGACGGTGACGGCGCCCGTCGCCCCCCAGGGCTCCCGCTGCAACCGCGAGGACTCGCCCGCGCGCACCGGAGGGCGGTGGCGACGCTCAACGCCCGACGGACCGCCGCGGAGCTGGTCCCCAACACGCTCGGGCTCCTGCGCCCCGCAGACCCGCCTGCCCCACAGGACGCTCCGGACCGGTCAAGCCTGATCTGA
- a CDS encoding RtcB family protein → MTREHLSKRLINWASVLDDRAREQAIATSTLPFVYPHVALMPDAHLGKGATVGSVIPTLGAIIPAAVGVDIGCGMIAVRTGWIEEQVRAVGPLSNLREAIEARIPLSVGAYNTRLTGSAAARVAELEAKSQRAGFTPDAYAGNWRLQLGSLGSGNHFIEVSVDELGRVWLFLHSGSRGVGNKIAQHHIAVAAELCRRWWIDLPDPDLAYVVEGTDEFWAYIRELRWAQDFAAANREEMMDRVVAAIAEHMGAPVEEAERVNCHHNFTEQEQHFGKRVWVSRKGAIRARAGEPGLIPGSMGTASYVVTGKGDSHSLCSSPHGAGRSLSRSAARRQFTVDQLRAAMAGIEYRDTDAFIDEIPAAYKDIDQVMADAADLVEVRHVLRQIVNVKGD, encoded by the coding sequence ATGACCAGAGAGCACCTGTCCAAACGGCTGATCAACTGGGCGTCCGTCCTGGACGATCGCGCCCGTGAGCAGGCCATCGCGACGTCGACCCTGCCGTTCGTCTACCCCCACGTCGCCCTGATGCCCGACGCGCACCTCGGGAAGGGCGCCACCGTGGGATCCGTCATCCCGACGCTCGGCGCGATCATCCCCGCGGCGGTCGGCGTCGACATCGGCTGCGGCATGATCGCAGTGCGCACCGGGTGGATCGAGGAGCAGGTCCGCGCTGTCGGGCCGCTGTCCAACCTGCGCGAGGCGATCGAAGCGCGCATCCCGCTGTCGGTCGGCGCCTACAACACCCGGCTCACCGGCTCGGCGGCCGCTCGGGTCGCCGAGCTGGAGGCGAAGTCCCAGCGCGCCGGGTTCACCCCCGACGCGTACGCGGGCAACTGGCGGCTGCAGCTCGGCAGCCTCGGCTCCGGCAACCACTTCATCGAGGTGTCGGTCGACGAGCTGGGCCGGGTGTGGCTGTTCCTGCACTCGGGATCGCGCGGGGTGGGCAACAAGATCGCCCAGCACCACATCGCCGTCGCCGCCGAGTTGTGCAGGCGGTGGTGGATCGACCTGCCCGACCCCGACCTCGCCTACGTGGTCGAGGGGACTGACGAGTTCTGGGCCTACATCCGCGAGTTGCGGTGGGCGCAGGACTTCGCCGCCGCGAACCGCGAGGAGATGATGGACCGCGTCGTCGCCGCGATCGCCGAGCACATGGGCGCGCCGGTCGAGGAGGCCGAGCGCGTCAACTGCCACCACAACTTCACCGAGCAGGAGCAGCACTTCGGCAAGAGGGTGTGGGTCTCCCGCAAGGGAGCCATCCGCGCAAGGGCCGGCGAGCCTGGGCTGATCCCCGGGTCGATGGGCACTGCGTCCTACGTGGTGACGGGCAAGGGCGACTCGCACTCGCTGTGCTCGTCGCCGCATGGCGCGGGCCGCAGCCTCTCGCGGTCGGCGGCCCGGCGGCAGTTCACCGTCGACCAGCTCCGTGCGGCGATGGCCGGCATCGAGTACCGGGACACGGACGCGTTCATCGACGAGATCCCGGCGGCCTACAAGGACATCGACCAGGTCATGGCCGACGCCGCCGACCTCGTCGAGGTCCGCCATGTGCTGCGTCAGATCGTCAACGTCAAGGGCGACTGA
- a CDS encoding aconitate hydratase, which yields MSSVDSYRSKGTLEVGDASYEIYRLAAVPGVERLPYSLKVLAENLLRTEDGANITADHVRALAEWDPQAEPDTEIQFTPARVIMQDFTGVPCIVDLATMREAVAELGGDPSRINPLAPAELVIDHSVQIDVAGRPDAFERNVAFEYERNFERYQFLRWGQTAFDDFKVVPPGTGIVHQVNIEYLARTVMTREVNGVLRAYPDTCVGTDSHTTMVNGLGVLGWGVGGIEAEAAMLGQPVSMLIPRVVGFKLSGSIPAGVTATDVVLTITQQLRQHGVVGKFVEFYGDGVAAVPLANRATIGNMSPEFGSTCAIFPIDDVTLEYLRLTGRADDQVALVEAYAKEQGLWHDPSQEPVYSEYLELDLGSVVPSIAGPKRPQDRIELTDAKKSFATTILDYVPDNEAAPYTAPLSSLDESVDETFPASDPIAAGHDDASGQPSHVAYDNTASRPHKRVPVTLADGTQTEIDHGSVVIASITSCTNTSNPSVMLAAALVAKKAVEKGLAAKPWVKTSMAPGSKVVTDYYEKAQMWPYLEKLGFHLVGYGCATCIGNSGPLPEEVSAAVNEHDLSVVSVLSGNRNFEGRINPDVKMNYLASPPLVIAYALAGTMDFDFANEPLGHAEDGTPVFLADIWPSPEEVQATIDQAIDRGMFTKDYADVFAGDERWQGLPTPVGDTFEWDADSTYVRKPPYFEGMTNEPEPVQDVTGARVLAKLGDSVTTDHISPAGAIKADSPAGRYLAEHGIERRDFNSYGSRRGNHEVMIRGTFANIRLRNQLVPGVEGGFTVDHLTGEQTTIYDAAQSYAAAGIPLVILGGKEYGSGSSRDWAAKGTALLGVKAVITESFERIHRSNLIGMGVLPLQFPAGETAESLGLDGTEVFDIAGVTGLNEGVTPRTLKVTATKGDGSVVEFDAVLRIDTPGEADYYRNGGILQYVLRSLVAS from the coding sequence GTGAGCAGCGTCGACAGCTATCGGTCGAAAGGCACACTCGAGGTCGGTGACGCCTCTTACGAGATCTACCGGCTCGCCGCGGTGCCGGGCGTCGAGCGTCTGCCGTACAGCCTGAAGGTCCTCGCGGAGAACCTGCTGCGCACCGAGGACGGCGCGAACATCACCGCCGACCACGTGCGCGCCCTGGCCGAGTGGGACCCGCAGGCCGAGCCCGACACCGAGATCCAGTTCACGCCCGCCCGCGTGATCATGCAGGACTTCACCGGCGTCCCGTGCATCGTCGACCTCGCCACCATGCGCGAGGCCGTCGCCGAGCTGGGCGGCGACCCGAGCAGGATCAACCCCCTGGCCCCCGCCGAGCTGGTCATCGACCACTCGGTGCAGATCGACGTCGCGGGCCGCCCCGACGCCTTCGAGCGCAACGTCGCGTTCGAGTACGAGCGCAACTTCGAGCGCTACCAGTTCCTGCGGTGGGGCCAGACGGCCTTCGACGACTTCAAGGTCGTCCCCCCGGGCACCGGCATCGTCCACCAGGTCAACATCGAGTACCTGGCGCGCACGGTCATGACCCGCGAGGTCAATGGCGTGCTGCGCGCGTACCCGGACACCTGCGTCGGCACCGACTCGCACACCACGATGGTCAACGGCCTGGGCGTGCTCGGCTGGGGCGTCGGCGGCATCGAGGCCGAGGCCGCGATGCTCGGGCAGCCCGTGTCGATGCTCATCCCGCGCGTCGTGGGCTTCAAGCTCTCCGGCTCGATCCCGGCCGGCGTGACCGCGACCGACGTCGTCCTGACCATCACCCAGCAGCTGCGCCAGCACGGCGTGGTCGGCAAGTTCGTCGAGTTCTACGGCGACGGCGTCGCCGCCGTGCCGCTCGCGAACCGCGCGACCATCGGCAACATGAGCCCCGAGTTCGGCTCGACGTGCGCGATCTTCCCGATCGACGACGTCACGCTCGAGTACCTGCGCCTGACCGGCCGCGCCGACGACCAGGTCGCGCTCGTCGAGGCGTACGCCAAGGAGCAGGGCCTGTGGCACGACCCGAGCCAGGAGCCCGTGTACTCCGAGTACCTCGAGCTCGACCTCGGCTCCGTGGTCCCGTCCATCGCCGGCCCCAAGCGCCCGCAGGACCGCATCGAGCTGACCGACGCGAAGAAGTCCTTCGCGACGACGATCCTCGACTACGTGCCCGACAACGAGGCCGCGCCGTACACCGCGCCCCTCAGCTCGCTCGACGAGTCGGTCGACGAGACGTTCCCCGCCTCCGACCCGATCGCCGCGGGCCACGACGACGCGTCCGGCCAGCCGTCGCACGTCGCCTACGACAACACCGCCTCGCGCCCCCACAAGCGCGTCCCGGTGACGCTGGCCGACGGCACGCAGACCGAGATCGACCACGGCTCGGTCGTGATCGCCTCGATCACCTCGTGCACCAACACCTCGAACCCGTCGGTGATGCTCGCCGCCGCGCTCGTCGCGAAGAAGGCCGTCGAGAAGGGCCTCGCCGCCAAGCCGTGGGTCAAGACGTCGATGGCCCCCGGCTCGAAGGTCGTCACCGACTACTACGAGAAGGCCCAGATGTGGCCCTACCTCGAGAAGCTCGGCTTCCACCTGGTCGGCTACGGCTGCGCCACCTGCATCGGCAACTCGGGCCCGCTGCCCGAGGAGGTCTCGGCCGCGGTCAACGAGCACGACCTCTCGGTGGTCTCGGTGCTCTCGGGCAACCGCAACTTCGAGGGCCGCATCAACCCCGACGTCAAGATGAACTACCTGGCGTCCCCGCCGCTGGTCATCGCGTACGCCCTGGCCGGGACGATGGACTTCGACTTCGCCAACGAGCCCCTCGGCCACGCCGAGGACGGCACGCCGGTGTTCCTCGCCGACATCTGGCCCTCCCCGGAGGAGGTCCAGGCCACGATCGACCAGGCCATCGACCGCGGCATGTTCACCAAGGACTACGCCGACGTCTTCGCAGGCGATGAGCGCTGGCAGGGCCTGCCCACGCCCGTGGGCGACACCTTCGAGTGGGACGCGGACTCGACCTACGTCCGCAAGCCCCCGTACTTCGAGGGCATGACCAACGAGCCGGAGCCCGTGCAGGACGTCACCGGGGCGCGCGTGCTCGCGAAGCTCGGCGACTCCGTCACCACCGACCACATCAGCCCGGCGGGCGCCATCAAGGCCGACAGCCCCGCGGGCCGGTACCTCGCCGAGCACGGCATCGAGCGCCGGGACTTCAACTCCTACGGCTCGCGCCGCGGGAACCACGAGGTCATGATCCGCGGCACGTTCGCGAACATCCGGTTGCGCAACCAGCTGGTCCCCGGCGTCGAGGGCGGCTTCACCGTCGATCACCTCACCGGCGAGCAGACCACGATCTACGACGCCGCGCAGTCCTACGCCGCCGCGGGCATCCCGCTCGTCATCCTGGGCGGCAAGGAGTACGGCTCCGGCTCGTCGCGTGACTGGGCCGCCAAGGGCACGGCGCTGCTGGGCGTGAAGGCCGTCATCACGGAGAGCTTCGAGCGGATCCACCGCTCCAACCTCATCGGGATGGGCGTGCTGCCGCTGCAGTTCCCGGCGGGTGAGACCGCCGAGTCGCTCGGGCTCGACGGCACGGAGGTCTTCGACATCGCCGGTGTCACCGGGCTCAACGAGGGTGTCACCCCGCGCACGCTCAAGGTCACCGCGACCAAGGGCGACGGATCCGTCGTCGAGTTCGACGCGGTGCTGCGCATCGACACCCCCGGCGAGGCGGACTACTACCGCAACGGCGGCATCTTGCAGTACGTGCTGCGCTCGCTCGTCGCGAGCTGA
- a CDS encoding translation initiation factor 2: MTSSGESAAARRLAEASRAATIELHKQGTPEYDQRAHQRAVEAERKAAEAVAAEREQQ, from the coding sequence ATGACGAGTTCGGGAGAGAGCGCGGCGGCGCGCCGGCTCGCTGAGGCGAGCAGGGCCGCGACCATCGAGTTGCACAAGCAGGGGACGCCCGAGTACGACCAGCGGGCGCACCAGCGCGCCGTCGAGGCCGAGCGCAAGGCCGCCGAGGCGGTCGCCGCTGAGCGCGAGCAGCAGTAG
- a CDS encoding class I SAM-dependent RNA methyltransferase, with translation MVELEIGPVAHGGHCVARIGADEDGRGGRVVFVRHTLPGERVRARLTETGETASFWRADAVEVLTPSADRVPSAWPAAGPGGVGGGELAHVSLAGQRAWKAAVVAEQLQRLAHLEREVQVEAVPGDEERGGLGWRTRIDLVADGSGRAGMSGFRSHDVHALESMPLANEAIAELGLFDRAWKAGSRIEVVAPAGGDLPVVLVDGEPYDLRRGRVDSRPNARTSVRENVHVAGRDYTYRVAASGFWQVHREAPAVLAGAVLDALGDVDGWTVLDLYSGAGLFTAPLSDAVGPTGAVVAVEGDPQALRDARRNLHDRSNVELHAGDVARVMLEDTEGSIVHADAVVLDPPRVGAGRKVVEAIAGLRPERVVYVACDPAALARDLAYFAEQGYELGALRAFDLFPMTHHVECVATLAPVATA, from the coding sequence ATGGTCGAGCTCGAGATCGGGCCGGTGGCCCACGGCGGCCACTGCGTCGCCCGCATCGGGGCCGATGAGGACGGCCGCGGGGGCCGGGTCGTCTTCGTGCGGCACACCCTCCCCGGCGAGCGGGTGCGTGCCCGGCTCACGGAGACGGGGGAGACCGCGTCCTTCTGGCGCGCCGACGCCGTGGAGGTGCTCACCCCCTCGGCAGACCGTGTGCCGTCCGCGTGGCCGGCGGCCGGCCCGGGCGGGGTCGGCGGCGGCGAGCTCGCGCACGTCTCGCTCGCGGGGCAGCGGGCCTGGAAGGCGGCCGTGGTCGCCGAGCAGCTGCAGCGGCTGGCCCACCTTGAGCGCGAGGTCCAGGTCGAGGCCGTCCCCGGAGACGAGGAGCGCGGCGGCCTGGGCTGGCGCACCCGCATCGACCTGGTGGCCGATGGCAGCGGCCGCGCCGGGATGTCCGGCTTCCGCTCGCACGACGTGCACGCACTCGAGTCGATGCCGCTGGCCAACGAGGCGATCGCCGAGCTCGGACTCTTCGACCGCGCCTGGAAGGCCGGCTCCCGCATCGAGGTGGTCGCCCCCGCCGGCGGCGACCTCCCCGTGGTGCTCGTCGACGGCGAGCCGTACGACCTGCGTCGTGGCCGCGTCGACTCCCGACCCAACGCCCGGACCTCGGTCCGGGAGAACGTGCACGTCGCGGGCCGCGACTACACCTACCGGGTGGCGGCCTCAGGCTTCTGGCAGGTGCACCGCGAGGCGCCCGCCGTGCTCGCCGGCGCCGTGCTCGACGCCCTGGGCGACGTCGACGGGTGGACCGTCCTCGACCTGTACTCCGGGGCGGGCCTGTTCACCGCGCCGCTGTCCGACGCCGTCGGCCCCACGGGCGCCGTGGTCGCCGTGGAAGGCGACCCGCAGGCCCTGCGCGACGCGCGGCGCAACCTGCACGACAGGTCGAACGTCGAGCTCCACGCCGGCGATGTCGCGCGCGTGATGCTCGAGGACACCGAGGGCAGCATCGTGCACGCCGACGCTGTGGTGCTCGACCCGCCGAGGGTCGGCGCGGGCCGCAAGGTCGTGGAGGCCATCGCCGGGCTGCGGCCCGAGCGCGTGGTCTACGTCGCCTGCGACCCCGCGGCCCTGGCCCGCGACCTGGCGTACTTCGCAGAGCAGGGTTACGAGCTGGGCGCCCTGCGGGCCTTCGACCTCTTCCCGATGACGCACCACGTCGAGTGCGTCGCGACGCTCGCCCCGGTGGCGACCGCCTGA